One Acidobacteriota bacterium DNA window includes the following coding sequences:
- a CDS encoding sigma 54-interacting transcriptional regulator: MVRMLELIQTVAGTSSTVLITGETGTGKELAARAIHDASPRRQQRFMAINCSAIPETLLEAELFGHVRGAFTGAVANRQGRLEQANRGTLFLDEVGTMSLPLQVKLLRTIQSREFERVGESQSIKVDVRIIAATNSDLKQMVVDGTFREDLHYRLNVIPVHVPALRDRRSDVPLLAQHFLDRLSQESPARGRVTIAQDAQQALMAYHWPGNVRQLENVMERAFALSPGRAQLELADMSDEILAVPAQVAAEPEALPTDGVDFDALVAQFEHGLIRRALEQGGGNKRVAADLLKIKRTTLIEKLKRLERS; this comes from the coding sequence GCGAGACCGGCACAGGAAAAGAGTTGGCCGCGCGCGCCATTCACGATGCGAGCCCACGACGGCAGCAGCGGTTCATGGCGATCAACTGCAGCGCCATTCCCGAAACGCTGCTTGAAGCCGAACTGTTCGGTCATGTGCGTGGCGCGTTTACCGGCGCGGTGGCGAATCGGCAGGGCCGGCTTGAGCAGGCCAATCGGGGCACGCTGTTCCTGGATGAAGTGGGCACCATGAGCCTGCCGCTGCAGGTGAAGTTGCTGCGGACGATTCAGTCGCGCGAGTTTGAACGTGTTGGCGAATCGCAGTCGATCAAAGTGGACGTGCGCATCATTGCCGCGACGAACTCAGACTTGAAACAGATGGTGGTGGACGGGACGTTTCGAGAGGATCTGCACTACCGGCTCAACGTGATCCCCGTGCACGTGCCGGCGTTGCGCGACAGACGGTCGGACGTGCCGCTGCTGGCGCAGCACTTTCTGGATCGATTGAGCCAGGAGTCGCCCGCGCGTGGACGGGTCACGATTGCGCAGGACGCGCAGCAGGCACTGATGGCGTATCACTGGCCGGGCAATGTGCGGCAGCTCGAGAATGTGATGGAGCGGGCGTTTGCGCTGTCGCCGGGACGCGCACAGCTCGAGTTGGCGGATATGTCTGACGAAATTCTGGCCGTGCCCGCCCAGGTGGCAGCCGAGCCAGAGGCGCTGCCCACTGACGGTGTTGACTTTGACGCGCTCGTGGCGCAGTTTGAACATGGCCTGATTCGTCGCGCGTTGGAACAGGGTGGCGGCAACAAACGAGTGGCCGCGGACCTGCTGAAGATTAAACGCACCACCTTGATAGAGAAACTCAAACGCCTGGAGCGTTCCTGA
- a CDS encoding Dabb family protein, whose protein sequence is MILHVVFYQPKASASAGELAELVAAIERASRRIPTVRQVRAGRAKDFGFGYSDRSVGQKLGYMAVFEFSDLDGLKAYLMHDEHTELAKLFWSACEETMIVDVEAVDPKVHGLSELLVE, encoded by the coding sequence ATGATCCTGCACGTCGTGTTCTACCAGCCCAAGGCCTCGGCTTCCGCTGGGGAGTTGGCGGAGTTGGTGGCCGCCATCGAGCGGGCGAGTCGTCGGATTCCGACCGTCCGCCAGGTCAGAGCCGGAAGAGCCAAGGACTTTGGGTTCGGCTATTCAGATAGGTCAGTAGGCCAAAAACTGGGCTATATGGCGGTATTTGAGTTTAGTGACCTTGATGGCCTCAAGGCATATCTCATGCACGATGAGCACACGGAACTCGCAAAACTCTTCTGGAGTGCTTGTGAAGAGACGATGATTGTGGATGTGGAGGCGGTGGACCCGAAGGTCCATGGGTTGTCTGAATTATTGGTCGAATAA
- a CDS encoding tRNA-dihydrouridine synthase — translation MSTPSTEEERPVSIQIFGGDPSKMADAAQIVEGMGADIVDINMGCPVPKIAKHHAGCSLMREPSHAASIISAMAKAVKIPVTVKMRAGWNEHDINAPLLARMAQDAGAAAVAVHGRTAAQSYSGESDWTLIAQVAAGVSIPVFGSGDCVEPDQIVARLRESSVAGVLVGRGALRNPWIFQQATDAAMGRVPRPVPIEARGQFLLDYMDLLIDERVSEATGFRHTAPGQVEGPPPEARGRERWVINKLRALGSWYTKGLDGGAQLRVAINSAKSIPELKDLITKFFVSSETVLIGS, via the coding sequence TTGAGTACGCCGAGTACCGAAGAAGAGCGTCCGGTCTCCATTCAAATCTTCGGCGGCGATCCATCAAAGATGGCCGACGCTGCGCAGATCGTTGAAGGCATGGGCGCCGACATCGTGGACATCAACATGGGATGCCCGGTGCCGAAGATCGCCAAACACCACGCCGGATGCAGCCTGATGCGCGAACCGTCGCACGCAGCGAGCATCATCAGTGCGATGGCGAAGGCCGTCAAAATTCCAGTCACGGTGAAGATGCGCGCCGGGTGGAATGAACACGACATCAACGCGCCGCTGCTGGCGCGCATGGCGCAGGATGCCGGCGCGGCGGCTGTTGCGGTTCACGGCCGCACAGCAGCGCAATCGTATTCGGGCGAATCCGACTGGACCCTGATTGCCCAGGTGGCGGCAGGCGTCTCCATCCCTGTGTTTGGATCTGGCGACTGCGTTGAACCAGACCAGATCGTGGCGCGACTGCGCGAATCGAGCGTGGCGGGCGTCCTGGTGGGTCGTGGCGCGCTGCGCAACCCCTGGATCTTTCAGCAGGCGACCGATGCTGCGATGGGACGAGTGCCCAGGCCGGTTCCGATCGAGGCCCGCGGGCAATTCCTGCTCGATTACATGGATTTGCTGATCGATGAGCGGGTCAGCGAGGCCACCGGCTTCCGCCACACCGCCCCTGGCCAGGTCGAAGGCCCACCGCCCGAGGCGCGCGGCCGTGAACGCTGGGTCATCAACAAACTCCGCGCGTTGGGCTCCTGGTACACCAAAGGCCTTGACGGAGGAGCTCAGTTGCGCGTGGCAATCAACAGCGCAAAGTCGATTCCTGAACTCAAGGACCTCATCACGAAATTCTTTGTTTCAAGTGAAACTGTCTTAATTGGCAGTTAA
- a CDS encoding tRNA-dihydrouridine synthase: protein MPRIGTVSLHSPVVMAPMAGMTDTAFRRLVKRQGGCGLVVTEMVSSEGLVRGIDRTLEYAEYRRRASGLHSNLRRRSIKDGRRCADR from the coding sequence GTGCCGAGAATCGGCACCGTCAGCCTGCACTCGCCGGTGGTAATGGCCCCGATGGCGGGCATGACCGACACCGCGTTCAGGCGCCTGGTCAAACGTCAGGGTGGCTGCGGCCTCGTGGTGACCGAAATGGTCAGCTCCGAAGGTCTGGTGCGCGGCATCGACCGCACACTTGAGTACGCCGAGTACCGAAGAAGAGCGTCCGGTCTCCATTCAAATCTTCGGCGGCGATCCATCAAAGATGGCCGACGCTGCGCAGATCGTTGA
- a CDS encoding SurA N-terminal domain-containing protein, with translation MKRIVMSAVALAVASAGVLAAQAPAPAVQSRPVVLQKVLVKVNGAIFTKTELEELQIEALREQAQRELTPMDLQNDAALREQLIKITPEIIANAVDYLIVIQRGRELGLRLSDAQFKDYIEGIKKDNQLDDKTFQLAMQQQGMTMEILRKRLEKEYLSQGVMSRDVAPRIAITEEEARQYYRAHPDEFMKPTMITVREISVLVPSEARAGEQVVNVALDEAALAKINAARERALKGEDFATLVTEFSQSGSKANGGLIGPLNLNELAEGLRASSWGR, from the coding sequence ATGAAGCGAATAGTGATGAGCGCGGTCGCGCTGGCAGTGGCGTCGGCGGGTGTGCTGGCCGCGCAGGCGCCGGCTCCGGCGGTGCAGTCCAGGCCCGTGGTGTTGCAGAAGGTGCTGGTGAAGGTCAACGGGGCCATCTTCACCAAAACCGAGCTCGAAGAACTGCAGATCGAGGCACTGCGCGAGCAGGCTCAGCGTGAGCTGACGCCGATGGATCTGCAGAACGATGCGGCCCTTCGCGAGCAATTGATCAAGATCACGCCCGAGATCATCGCCAACGCTGTGGACTATCTGATCGTGATCCAGCGGGGCCGAGAGCTGGGCCTTCGGCTGAGTGACGCCCAGTTCAAGGACTACATCGAGGGCATCAAGAAAGACAATCAGCTCGACGACAAGACCTTCCAGCTGGCCATGCAGCAACAGGGCATGACCATGGAGATTCTTCGCAAGCGGCTTGAGAAGGAATACCTGAGTCAGGGCGTGATGTCGCGCGACGTGGCGCCGCGCATTGCGATTACTGAAGAAGAAGCCCGCCAGTACTATCGCGCTCACCCCGACGAGTTCATGAAGCCAACGATGATCACGGTGCGTGAGATTTCGGTGCTCGTGCCGAGCGAAGCTCGCGCGGGCGAGCAGGTGGTGAATGTAGCGCTGGACGAAGCCGCGCTTGCAAAGATCAATGCCGCTCGCGAGCGTGCGCTCAAGGGCGAAGACTTCGCGACGCTCGTCACCGAGTTTTCGCAGTCGGGATCCAAGGCCAACGGCGGATTGATCGGGCCGCTCAACTTGAATGAGCTGGCCGAAGGGTTGCGCGCAAGCTCCTGGGGCCGATGA
- a CDS encoding DEAD/DEAH box helicase → MLTPDQQSAIADISKDMESTMPMDRLLCGDVGYGKTEVAMRAAFKAVMDGKQVAFLAPTTVLAFQHERTLKDRFAGFLFASTG, encoded by the coding sequence GTGCTCACGCCCGACCAGCAGTCGGCAATCGCGGATATTTCCAAAGACATGGAATCCACGATGCCGATGGACCGCCTGCTCTGCGGCGACGTTGGTTACGGCAAGACCGAAGTCGCCATGCGCGCGGCGTTCAAAGCCGTGATGGACGGAAAACAAGTCGCGTTCCTTGCGCCTACCACGGTGCTGGCGTTTCAGCACGAGCGCACGTTGAAGGACCGGTTCGCCGGCTTCCTGTTCGCATCGACAGGGTGA